The nucleotide sequence GCTGCTCGGAGAAACCCGTCCACGATTGGGCGATGTCCCAATTGCGGAATGTGTAGTAAGCCAACGCCTTGCGGCCCACAACGTAGAGAACCGGTTGCTTGCCCTCCTCACGCAGAAGTGAGAAGAGTTCCTCGGAACGCCGGAAGACATTGGCGTTGTACGCACCGCATAGACCGCGGTCAGAGGACACCACCAAAACCCCCGCCCGCTTCGGCTCCGGGTGCTCAACCAACAAGGGATGGTCGAGAGCAGCGTCCGCAGCCAGGGTGGTGAGCATCTGAGTGATCTGGTCGGCGTAGGGCCGGGCGGACTCGAGTCGAGCCTGCGCCCTGGCGATGCGCGACGTCGCGATCAGCTCCTGAGCCTTGGTGATCTTCTTGATCGATCCGGCCGAGCGGATCCGTCCGCGCAGTTCGCGAAGTGTGGCAGCCATCTCATATACCTATGTGTGCTATTTCTTCTTCTGCGGCGCGGGCTTCTTGACCTTCACCGATTCTTTGCCCAGCTCTCCCTCATCCATGGCCTCGACATGCTCGTCGGGGACCACGGATTCACCACTGGACGACGCGAAGCCCTTCTTGAAGTGGTTGATCACTTTCGTCAGTGCTTCCTCAGTTTCCTCGGTGAGCTTCTGCGTGTCACGGATGGTGCTCAGCAGTGTCTCTTCGGAGGCCCGAATGTGGTCCAGCAGTTCGGTTTCGAAACGCCGGACGTCCTCGACGGGCACCGAGTCCAGGTGACCGCCGGTGCCCAGGAAGATGGAAACGACCTGCTCTTCGACGGGCATCGGCTGGTACTGCGGCTGCTTGAGCAGCTCTACCAGCCGGGCACCGCGGTCCAGCTGTGCCTTCGACGTGGCGTCAAGGTCGGAGGCGAAAGCGGCAAAGGCTTCCAGCTCGCGGTACTGCGACAGGTCCAGACGGAGGCTTCCCGCCACCTCTTTCATTGCCTTGATCTGTGCCGCACCACCGACTCGGGACACCGAGACGCCGACGTTGATGGCCGGGCGAACGCCCTGGTTGAACAGATCGGTCTCGAGGAAGCACTGCCCGTCCGTAATCGAAATGACGTTGGTCGGGATGTAGGCCGAGATGTCGTTGGCCTTGGTCTCGATGATCGGAAGACCGGTCAACGAGCCGCCACCGAGTTCGTCGGACAGCTTTGCGCAGCGCTCCAGGAGCCGCGAGTGCAGATAGAACACGTCGCCCGGATATGCCTCACGGCCAGGCGGACGGCGCAGCAGCAGCGAGATCGCCCGGTATGCCTCGGCCTGCTTAGTCAGATCGTCGAAGACGATCAGGACGTGCTTACCGGCGTACATCCAGTGCTGAGCGACGGCCGAACCAGTGTAAGGGGCAAGCCATTTGAAGCCGGCGGAGTCCGACGCGGGGGCCGCGACGATGGTCGTGTAGTCCATCGCGCCGCCCTCTTCCAGGGCGCGCCGCACCGAAGCGATCGTGGTGCCCTTCTGCCCGATGGCCACGTATACGCAGCGCACCTGCTTCTTGGGATCACCGGTCTCCCAGTTCTGGCGCTGGTTGAGGATGGTGTCGACGCAGACCGCGGTCTTGCCGGTCTTGCGGTCGCCGATGATCAGCTGACGCTGACCGCGGCCGATCGGGGTCATGGCGTCGATCGCCTTGATGCCGGTCTGCAGCGGTTCCTTGACGCTTTGACGCTGAACCACCGACGGTGCTTGCAACTCGAGGGCCCGCCGCGTCTCGGCCTCGATGTCTCCCCGGCCATCGATCGGCTGTCCGAGCGGGTTGACCACCCGCCCCAAGAAGGCGTCGCCGACGGGAACCGACAACACCTCGCCGGTGCGCTTGACCTGCTGGCCTTCTTCGATCTTCTCGAAGTTACCCAGGATCACCGCGCCAACACTGTGTTCGTCGAGGTTGAGGGCCACGCCGAGCACACCGCCGGGGAACTCGAGCAGCTCCTGCGTCATCACGGACGGTAAACCTTCGACGTGCGCGATACCGTCCCCGGCGTCGACAACGGTGCCGACTTCCTCGCGGGAGGTATCCGCGGTGAAGGAGCCTACGTACTCTTCGACCGCGCTCTGAATGTCATTAGCGGAGATTGTCAACTCGGCCATGGCTGCTGTCTTCCTACTTTTGGGTTGTGCTGGCTGGTTCGTGTTCAGTCGGGCTTCGTCATCAATCAGGCAACTGAGCCTCGGCAGCGGTCAAACGCGACGAGAGCGTTCCGTCGATCACTTCGTCACCCACGGCAATCGACAGACCCCCCAACAACGTGGGATCCGTTTGGAGCTGCACGGTCACGGGGTGACCGTAGATGCGACTCAGCACCTCAGTAACGCGGGTGCGCTGCGAATCGCTGAGCTCGGCGGCCGCGCTGACTTGTGCGACAACTTCCCCGCGGCGGGCCACGGCCACCTCGGCCAACAGCAGCACGGCGTCCTCGGCCGGCTGACCTCGCAGGAGTTCGACCGTCTGGGACAGCAATGCGACTGCAATCGGACTGATGTCGCCCGCGCTGTCGAGGACTTTGCGCAGCAATCCAACTCGGCCCTCGGCCGGAACCACATAGTCGCCGAGCAAGATGGAGAGGCGCGGTTGCGCGTCCAAGATGCGGGAGAACCGGAACAGCTGGTCCTCGACCTCGTCGACCTGTCCGTCACGCTCGGCGACTTCCAGAAGGGCCTGCCGAGACACGTGCTCGATGGCGTCGATCAGATCGGAGCTTGCCGACCACCGCTCCGTGACGGCGGCTCGCAGTACATCCAGCGCGGGATTGCCGACCTGGCCGGATATCAGCCGCTCCAACAGCCGAATCCTGGGTGCTGCGTCTTCGGCGGGCACCGTGAGGTAGCGGGTGACGGTGACTTCGCGTTGTAGCAGTTGGGCTACCGACACGAGGTCGCTGGCCAGAGCGGAAAGTGCCGCATTGTCCAGGCCCTTGGCCAAACCGGCGCCCTTGTCGACCAAGCTGCCCAGCGCCCGCCGGCTGGCCGACCGCATCTTGGCCGCCACCGGACGCTCGACTTCTGCCGCTGCCGGCGCCATCGCGTCGAGCTCGTCGAGGAAGCGGTCGACCGTGGCCGCCTGCTGCGCCGGGTCGGCAACGTAATTGCGCACCAATTCGCTTGCCTGGCGGACTGATTCGTGGCCCAGCTCCAAGCGCAGCTGACGGGTCAGCTGAGTTCGGAGCAGCTCGACCTGACGAGAACCTTGGACCTTGATCCGTTCGGCTTCGACACCCGCCTGGGTCTGCATCTGCGCCGTGATGCGCTTGGCATCTTCCTTGGCCTCTTCGACGACCTGCTCAGCCTCCGCCTTGGCGGCCTCCACCGCTTTACTGTGCGCGGTGGTCGACTCCGTGAGCCGCTCGGCGGCGGTAGCCGCGTCTGCCAGTTGCTGCCGAACCGTGTCCTGGCGGGCTGCCATCATGCGCCGCACGGGCGGCACGACGTAACGCCACACCAGAAAAACGATGGCCGCGAAACCAACTAGCTGTCCGATGAATGTCGACATGGTTTGCTACCCCGTCGCAGCTGGAGTAGTCACGTCGACACCGACGATCCGGCTGGCCAGCGTCGCCGACATTGTTCCCACGTTGGCACGCAAATCCAGTTCCACAGCGTCCCTCTCGCGCTTCAGTTGCTCGTTGGCCTGCTGCAATGTCGATGCCACTTCCTGTTCAGCGTGGGCACGCGCATCCTCGACGACCTTACGACCCTCGGCCCGGGCGTTGTCCCGATAGGACGACGCCTGTACCCGGGCTTCGGCCATGGCTGCCTCGTAGTCCGCCTGGGCGGCCGTGAACTGCTCGGCCGATTTCTTGTTGTCGGCCAGCGTCTTGGCAACCATGGCGTCGCGTTCACGCAACACCTTCAGGATCGGCGGTACGACAAATGTGCCGATGACCGCAAGCACCACCAAGAAGATGGCCAGCACGAAGAAAAACGTCCCGTTGGGAACGAGGAAGTTGTTTGTGCCGCCTTCCTCTGCTGCCTGGCCCGCAGCCAGGACAATAGAGTTCACGTCATCCATTACTACCCATCACAACCATTTCAACGGTTACAGCTGCCGAATTACTTAACGGGCGTGGCGAAGACGAACAGCGCCATGAACGCCAGGTTGATAAAGTAGGCGGCCTCAACCAGACCGACGGTGATGAAGAACGGCGTGAACAGCCGTCCCTGCGCCTCGGGTTGGCGGGCAACGCCGGAGATCAGAGCGTTACCGGCGATACCGTCACCGATACCGGCGCCGATCGCGCCACCAGCCATGATGAGTCCACCGCCGATGAGGGCGCCGGCAGCGATAGTGGGGTCCATTACTTTATCCTCCTTGATAACTCTGGTAGCGGTTTACCAGGTTCCGGTACTGGTATGGGGTCGGGATTTTCTAGGCAGTTTCTCGCAGTATTAGTGGTGGTCCTCTTCTAGCTCCATTGCTTGGCTGAAGTACAAGATCGTCAACAGCGCGAAAATGAAGGCCTGGATCGCGCCGACGAACAAGTCAAAGGACTTCCAGATTGCATTCGGTGCCCACATGATGTAGGGCGGGAAGAGCGCGATGAGCGCGACCAAAATTCCGCCGGCAAAGATATTGCCGAAAAGACGCAGCGACAGCGAGATCGGCTTGGCGATTTCTTCGACGAGGTTGATCGGCGCCAGGATTGCCACGTGCCCCTTGAGCAGCTTGATGGGGTGGCCGACGATGCCGCGACGCCAGAAGCCGGCCGCGTGGTAGCAGACGAAGACGAACAGCGCCAGCGCCAGCACGTAGTTGATGTCTGCGGCCGCGGGCTTGAGCAACTCGGTGGTCTGCCCGTGTTCGTCGGTGTACTGCACCGGGAGGACTGACAGCCAGTTCGAGATCAAGATGAAGACGAAGATGGTTACCGCGAGCGGCAGCACAAAGGGCGCGATCCGCATCCCGATTGCGCTTTCGACCTGGCCGCGCATCTGGATGGTGATCGCTTCGAAGAACAGCTGCACCCCACCGGGCACCGCGGTCGAGGTGACCTTGGAGCGCAGGTAGAACGCCAACGCGAGCACAATGAGCGCGGCGATCGCCGTCGACAGCACCGTGTCGGTGTTGACGGTCATGCCCAGCCAGGTCGCGGTGTGGTGCTCGCCGACCTCAATCTGGGCAGCCAGGATCGACTCAGTCATCGCTGGCGGTACTCCCTTCCGATCCCTTGAAAACGCCACTGTCCGAGCCGACGGGCTGGTTCTCCGCATCGTCGGCCGCAAAGTCCCCGGTACGTAGCTTCTTCCAGACCGGCAGTGCCGTGGATGCCACCAGCAGCAGCTGGAAGAGCGCCAACCCGAACACCACGCCAAGTCCGGCCGGCCGGAAAATATACGCGATGATCAGCGCCATGATGGTAATGACCGCGACCCGAGCGGCCGAGTTGAGTGCCATCGACCTTTTCAGCGGGTGGTCCCGGCCGGTGATCGACTCCACCGATCGCCGGACCAACAGGGCGTTGAGCAAACCGAGCAGCAGCCCAATGCCGAGAAACACTCCGACCATCAGGTGACCGACGAGTCCGGCGACCACAGTGGCAACCGCGGTGAGTCCAAGGCTGATCACCAATAGACGAACCGGACGGAAAGCAACAGAGGGAAACACCAACGGCGCGTCCTGCGCTGGTGTTGTCACTGCAGCACCTCAATCCCCGGTTAGTGGAGCGGAAACCGCCCGATCGACTGATCGGTGGCCCGCCGAGCGTATCGCAACGGTTGGGCTGGTTTCACCCAAGGGGTAGCTCCCTGTGTCGGTCGTTAACTGGCGCGGTCAGATAGGCATCCGCCGGGCCGGGGGGCCGGCAACCCACGAGGTTTATTTCGGGGCTCTACCAGGACCGTACCACAAGGTAGATGCCACTACTACCGCCTGTCGTAGACGTGCCCTAGTCCGGGTCGTAGTAGTCGTCGCGACGACGCAGCAACGGGATCGCTGTCACAACCCCGGCGACTACCAGTGCGCCGAGCATCACCGCCGCGGTGTGGCGAGGGTCCACGAAGATCGTGCTGGCCGCCCCGAAGGCGACGATGCCCACCCATAGGTAGATGAGCAGCACGACCCGGCGATGCGAATGGCCGATCTGCAGCAAGCGGTGGTGAAGATGCATCTTGTCGGGGCTGAATGCGCTTCGTCCGGCGCGGGTGCGGCGCACGATTGCCAGTAACAGGTCCAGCATCGGCACGAACATCACCGCCACCACCAGCAAGAACGGCGATAGCAGGGCAAACACGTCCCGGGCCCCGTAGGCGTTCTGGGAGATGGGCCCCGCGGCGGTGGTGGAGGCCGCGGCCAGCATCAACCCGACCAGCATCGAACCGGAATCGCCCATGAAGATCTTGGCTCGGTGGAAATTGTGCGGCAAGAACCCGAGACAGGCCCCTGCGAGCACCACCGAGATCACCGCTGGCGGATAGAACAGTACGTCGCCGCCATGGTCACGAAGCAACCCCACCGAGAAGGTGCAGATCGCCAAGGCCGTGATGAGGCCCAGCCCAGCCGCCAGCCCATCGAGTCCGTCGACGAAGTTCATGGCGTTGACGATGGACACGGTCAACGCGAGGGTGAGCAAAATGGACGAGGCTTGGTCCAAGACGATGGTCCCGACACCACCCAGCGGGATGTAGAGCACGCTCCAGGCGACGCCCATGGTGACCAGCACGCTAGCTGCGGTGATCTGACCGGCAAACTTCGTCAGGGCATCCAGACCCCACCTGTCATCGATCAGACCGATACCCATGATCACCGCACCCGCGACGAGCACCGCGGGCATGCCGGTCGAATAGACGAACCCGCGGGTGAGGGCGGGAAGTTGGGAGGCGAGAAAGACCGCGGCGAGCACCCCGAGGAACATCGCCAGCCCACCCATGCGAGGGGTGGGTGTCACGTGGACGTCGCGTTCGCGCGGGTAGGCGACCGCGCCCAGGCGAGTCGCCAAGACGCGAACCGGCCCGGTCGCGAAATACGTGATGATCGCTGCGGTTAACCCGACGAGCGCAAGCTCACGCAGCGGGACACCGGCGCTGCGAACCGAAAGGGCGAGCAAGCCGTCGGCAACGCTGGACACCACGAGACCCTACTTCACCAACCTGAGAACCCGAATAGCCGCGCCCGGCCGCAGCGCCCAGCGGCAGCCACCACGACGGTGCTATGCGGTCAGCGTTGTCGCGTCCACTCCGAGCACGTCAGCGATCCGCTCGGCGCTGACCGGTCCCGGACGCAGGATGCGCGGGGCCCCGGTGAGGTCGACGATCGTCGAGGCGGCCTGCTGCGCCGCGGGACCACCATCCAGGTAGACGTCGACCAGATCGCCGAACTGATTACGTGCATCCGCGACGTCGACCGCCGGCGGCTGCCCCGAGACGTTGGCGCTGGAAACCGCCATGGGGCCCACCTGGCGCAACAACTCGATGGCCACCGGGTGCAACGGCATGCGCAGCATCACGGTGCCGTGCGCGTTGCCGAGGTCCCACTGCAGGGACGGCGCTTGCACCACAACCAGGCTCAAGGCGCCCGGCCAGAATGCACGGATCAGTTCACGCGCTCCAGCGGGCATCGAGAAAACCAGCCCCTCGATGGTGTGCCAGGAGCCCACCAGCACGCCCACCGGCATATCGCGCCCGCGCCCCTTGGCTGACAGCAGCGCGTTCACCGCGGCACTGTCGAATGCGTCGGCACCGATCCCATAGACGGTGTCCGTCGGCATTACGACCAGCCGACCGGCTTTGAGCGCCCCTGCCGCAGAAGCGATCCCGTTGGAACGCTGGTCGGGGTCGGCGCAGTCGAACACCTCACTCATGGGCGCTGGCCCTCCTTCGCATTCGCTTCGCCCCGCATCCTCACCGCAGCTGTCACCGAACCAGCCTCTTGACGGCGGTCACGAACCTTGGCCGTCCGGCCAGATCTTGCCGAGCCACGATGTCCTCGAAAACGCCTGCGCTTTCGATACATTCAACGGTCTGCCGCGCGGTGGTGTCGTCGTGTTCGACGGCGAACCGCCCGCCGGGACGCAACCAACGGCCGGCCAGCCGTACGACGTGGGGTATCACCGCCATCCCGTTCGGCCCTCCAAACAGCGCACGATGCGGATCATGCTGTGCTACTTCAGGTTCCAGAACAGCGCCGTCGGGAATGTATGGCGGGTTGGCCACCACGAGGTCGACCTGTCCATCGAGTTCGGGCATCAGCCCCGGAGTGGTGACATCGGCTCGCACCAGTTCCACCTTGGTGCCCACGGAATTGCGGTGTGCGTACTCGAGCGCAGCGGCCGAATCGTCGACGCCAAGAATCCGCGCCGCGGGCCAACGGTTGGCCAACGCGACTGCCAACGCGCCGGATCCGGTACACAGGTCAACAATGACGGGGTCTTCGGAAAGCTGTTGTGCACCAGCCCATTCCAACACTGCCTCGGTCTCTGGGCGCGGCACGAAGACACCCGGACCGACCTGCAACTCCACCGGCCCAAACTGCACCGTGCCGATGAGATGCTGCAACGGCACCCTGCGTGATCGGGCGGTCACCATGTCTTGGTACTGACCGAGAGCATCGGTATCAAGCGGATCGCCAGGCAGGTACAGCAGACCGCGGTCGGTGCCGGTCAGGTGAGCGGCCAACCATTCGGCATCACCACGTGCAGAGTCGATCCCGGCTTCGGCAAGAAGCGCCGCAGCGGAGTCGATCGCGTGGCGCAGCGAGGTCATGACTGCTGCAGCCGGGCCTGTTTGTCAGCGGCAGCCAGTGCGTCGAATAG is from Mycobacterium marinum and encodes:
- the atpB gene encoding F0F1 ATP synthase subunit A encodes the protein MTESILAAQIEVGEHHTATWLGMTVNTDTVLSTAIAALIVLALAFYLRSKVTSTAVPGGVQLFFEAITIQMRGQVESAIGMRIAPFVLPLAVTIFVFILISNWLSVLPVQYTDEHGQTTELLKPAAADINYVLALALFVFVCYHAAGFWRRGIVGHPIKLLKGHVAILAPINLVEEIAKPISLSLRLFGNIFAGGILVALIALFPPYIMWAPNAIWKSFDLFVGAIQAFIFALLTILYFSQAMELEEDHH
- a CDS encoding F0F1 ATP synthase subunit B/delta, coding for MSTFIGQLVGFAAIVFLVWRYVVPPVRRMMAARQDTVRQQLADAATAAERLTESTTAHSKAVEAAKAEAEQVVEEAKEDAKRITAQMQTQAGVEAERIKVQGSRQVELLRTQLTRQLRLELGHESVRQASELVRNYVADPAQQAATVDRFLDELDAMAPAAAEVERPVAAKMRSASRRALGSLVDKGAGLAKGLDNAALSALASDLVSVAQLLQREVTVTRYLTVPAEDAAPRIRLLERLISGQVGNPALDVLRAAVTERWSASSDLIDAIEHVSRQALLEVAERDGQVDEVEDQLFRFSRILDAQPRLSILLGDYVVPAEGRVGLLRKVLDSAGDISPIAVALLSQTVELLRGQPAEDAVLLLAEVAVARRGEVVAQVSAAAELSDSQRTRVTEVLSRIYGHPVTVQLQTDPTLLGGLSIAVGDEVIDGTLSSRLTAAEAQLPD
- the prmC gene encoding peptide chain release factor N(5)-glutamine methyltransferase, which codes for MTSLRHAIDSAAALLAEAGIDSARGDAEWLAAHLTGTDRGLLYLPGDPLDTDALGQYQDMVTARSRRVPLQHLIGTVQFGPVELQVGPGVFVPRPETEAVLEWAGAQQLSEDPVIVDLCTGSGALAVALANRWPAARILGVDDSAAALEYAHRNSVGTKVELVRADVTTPGLMPELDGQVDLVVANPPYIPDGAVLEPEVAQHDPHRALFGGPNGMAVIPHVVRLAGRWLRPGGRFAVEHDDTTARQTVECIESAGVFEDIVARQDLAGRPRFVTAVKRLVR
- a CDS encoding ATP synthase subunit I; amino-acid sequence: MTTPAQDAPLVFPSVAFRPVRLLVISLGLTAVATVVAGLVGHLMVGVFLGIGLLLGLLNALLVRRSVESITGRDHPLKRSMALNSAARVAVITIMALIIAYIFRPAGLGVVFGLALFQLLLVASTALPVWKKLRTGDFAADDAENQPVGSDSGVFKGSEGSTASDD
- a CDS encoding L-threonylcarbamoyladenylate synthase, with translation MSEVFDCADPDQRSNGIASAAGALKAGRLVVMPTDTVYGIGADAFDSAAVNALLSAKGRGRDMPVGVLVGSWHTIEGLVFSMPAGARELIRAFWPGALSLVVVQAPSLQWDLGNAHGTVMLRMPLHPVAIELLRQVGPMAVSSANVSGQPPAVDVADARNQFGDLVDVYLDGGPAAQQAASTIVDLTGAPRILRPGPVSAERIADVLGVDATTLTA
- the rfe gene encoding UDP-N-acetylglucosamine--decaprenyl-phosphate N-acetylglucosaminephosphotransferase; translation: MVSSVADGLLALSVRSAGVPLRELALVGLTAAIITYFATGPVRVLATRLGAVAYPRERDVHVTPTPRMGGLAMFLGVLAAVFLASQLPALTRGFVYSTGMPAVLVAGAVIMGIGLIDDRWGLDALTKFAGQITAASVLVTMGVAWSVLYIPLGGVGTIVLDQASSILLTLALTVSIVNAMNFVDGLDGLAAGLGLITALAICTFSVGLLRDHGGDVLFYPPAVISVVLAGACLGFLPHNFHRAKIFMGDSGSMLVGLMLAAASTTAAGPISQNAYGARDVFALLSPFLLVVAVMFVPMLDLLLAIVRRTRAGRSAFSPDKMHLHHRLLQIGHSHRRVVLLIYLWVGIVAFGAASTIFVDPRHTAAVMLGALVVAGVVTAIPLLRRRDDYYDPD
- the atpA gene encoding F0F1 ATP synthase subunit alpha; this translates as MAELTISANDIQSAVEEYVGSFTADTSREEVGTVVDAGDGIAHVEGLPSVMTQELLEFPGGVLGVALNLDEHSVGAVILGNFEKIEEGQQVKRTGEVLSVPVGDAFLGRVVNPLGQPIDGRGDIEAETRRALELQAPSVVQRQSVKEPLQTGIKAIDAMTPIGRGQRQLIIGDRKTGKTAVCVDTILNQRQNWETGDPKKQVRCVYVAIGQKGTTIASVRRALEEGGAMDYTTIVAAPASDSAGFKWLAPYTGSAVAQHWMYAGKHVLIVFDDLTKQAEAYRAISLLLRRPPGREAYPGDVFYLHSRLLERCAKLSDELGGGSLTGLPIIETKANDISAYIPTNVISITDGQCFLETDLFNQGVRPAINVGVSVSRVGGAAQIKAMKEVAGSLRLDLSQYRELEAFAAFASDLDATSKAQLDRGARLVELLKQPQYQPMPVEEQVVSIFLGTGGHLDSVPVEDVRRFETELLDHIRASEETLLSTIRDTQKLTEETEEALTKVINHFKKGFASSSGESVVPDEHVEAMDEGELGKESVKVKKPAPQKKK
- a CDS encoding F0F1 ATP synthase subunit B, which gives rise to MDDVNSIVLAAGQAAEEGGTNNFLVPNGTFFFVLAIFLVVLAVIGTFVVPPILKVLRERDAMVAKTLADNKKSAEQFTAAQADYEAAMAEARVQASSYRDNARAEGRKVVEDARAHAEQEVASTLQQANEQLKRERDAVELDLRANVGTMSATLASRIVGVDVTTPAATG
- a CDS encoding F0F1 ATP synthase subunit C → MDPTIAAGALIGGGLIMAGGAIGAGIGDGIAGNALISGVARQPEAQGRLFTPFFITVGLVEAAYFINLAFMALFVFATPVK